A region of the Mesotoga sp. UBA6090 genome:
AAAAATACTCTTTCCATTGTCTGCACCTCCAAGTGATTTGACTGTGGATTAGGGAACAAGGTTTTCAATTAAAAAAGGAGAGTGGAATCATGAAGGTTAAAAACGTTGGTGAAGTCTACAGATGCGAGATATGCGGAAATGTGGTTGAAGTGAAGGAAGCAGGCGGCGGAGAGTTGATCTGCTGTGGTGAGCCTATGAAGCTCGTACAAAAATAAGGTAAGCCGCTTAGCGGGGCTTTTTCCTTAGAAATACATATCGAATCCAAAAAGCACTGGAATAGGCCAGAAGAACAAGGAAAACTCAAACCTATCTGTCATCTTGGTTACATCGATGAAGTCAATCTCCGGAGAGAGCCTCGTCTTAAATTTCTCGGTAGGCTGGAAGAGTACATGGCCTGCCCTCTCAACCAAAGGGCAAGCATAAATCTCCTCCCAAACAGGTTAAAAGATAGATTTTCAACCCCGATAAGGATTCGAGCATCAAGTCCCGCTTTAGACCGGAAATTTGTCCGAGCGCACCGGAATATGAGACTGTAGGACCAACGTATAACATGTAGGTGTGAAACTCAAATTTCCGGGTT
Encoded here:
- a CDS encoding desulfoferrodoxin FeS4 iron-binding domain-containing protein — translated: MKVKNVGEVYRCEICGNVVEVKEAGGGELICCGEPMKLVQK